AAGGTGTAGCATTCTGAATCGCGATGTTAGGTTGGTAGTAATCATTCTCTTAACTGTTGATAGATCCTTCTGGAAAATTATCTATCTCATTCACAGGATCACTATCGATCGGTGCTTCTAACTCTTAGTCGAACGCTGCTTCAGACTTTTGGTCGATCAATGCCTCAGGTTGAGTGTCGATCGATGTTTCAATCTCCGATTCCACTTCAGCTTCATGGTCACATCTGGAAAATTGCAATGAATCCTGGAACATCTCCAATCTCCATGTAGCCTGTCTGTTGCTTGACAACTCTCACTGGATCATAGTAGACAATAGGGTCTATGAGTGTTATGCGCAACTTGTTGGTCTGTATGTCTATACTACTCATACAGTAGCCATGAAGGCTCTCCCAAGTAATAAAGAAGAATTCAAGTTGAGCTTGATGTCTAGGACATAGAAGTTTACTGGAACTAGGGCATTACTAATCTGCACCTCAAGATTTCTGACGAATCCCTCTGAGTTCCTTTGAGAACAATCCACAAAAGTGAATGAATTCTCTGAAGGTTCTATCTTTAGACCTAGATGGTCTGCCATCACCTTAGGTAGAATGCTGACTGAAGATCCTGTGTTGCAGTGCGCACTAGGGTTGTCAATGCCTCCTATCAAGCATGGTATCATAAACTTTCCAGAATCACTGTTCTTCTTTAGTGTAATCCTCTGTCTCATCTTCTCTCTGACCTGGTGGAACATTCTCCTAATGTCTTCTTCAGTCTCCTTGGTCTCTCTTAAGAACATCCAAATCCTGTGGATAAAGTAAGCCTCCTCAAATCGCTTATCCATTTGGTTCCTTAGAATCCTCTTTGTGAAACTATCCATGTCCTTATCATTAGCTCCTCTTTTCAGATGCTTAGCAATCTTTTCCTCAAGGTCCTTCCCAGAGTAGCCTGATCAACTTGCATATGCTCTGTGATATCACTCAAATTACCCTAAGGAGTGATTTACTCTCCCAAATAAGAGGTTCAATTGTAGTACTTGAGGATCAAATCCACAAGGAGCTAGGGCACACAATAGATCTAAGTAGTTTATGATTAAGCTAGGTAAATAATGTAAATAGTAAATTGCAAGGTAAACAAGGCAGTTGTTCAGTTGGTTGGTTTGAGGTTTTGTAAACAATATAAAAAAGTGCTAGACTTAGGGTTTCTATTCAGGTAGTCCGGATTATAAAAGTATAGAAGCTAAGGTTGTATATTGGATATTCTAGAACTCAAACTAAGTAATAGTCTATCAACTTCCGTTTGTTTAGACTATCTACTGTCTAGATCTCAAATATCAAATATTGTTTGTTGATCTAGAGAAAGTGTCGATCGATACTATCAATGGATTGTCGATTGATACACCTTTCAGAATGTCGATTGATACACTGATAGGGTTGTCGATCGATGTTCCTTCCAGCAAGCTTTAGTGAGCGGGTTTGAATATGTTCACTAGGTTTCCTAGATCAACTTCCGTTTGTTTCTAACAATCCTAGCACAATATGAATCAGTTCAGGTAAAAGAACAAGCTTCCACTTGCGCCTAATTATTTTAATTTCAGGGTTCTAGTTAGCCACTCTAGAACACAAGCAATAAGATCAACTCAATTGATGGATATCACTAACAACTCAGCAATTCTATATTTGGTGCTAATCCTTCATAATCCTATTTGAACCCTAAACCTAACAAGGTGAACTACTCAGACATAGCTAATCAATTCATAACAAAATATAAATAAAACTGCATATAATACAAAGATCTTAAGAAGTCTTGGATCTTCTCTCCAAATCTACTAAAACTCTCAGTGTTGTTTGATGTGAAAACTAGAAAGTAAGAAAACGTGTGTTACCTAGAACAATAGCAAAACACATAAATATTAGGTTAAAAGCGACCATGGGTATTTGGTGCTAGTCCTTCATAATCCTATTTGAACCCTAAACGTAACAATGTGAACTACTCAAACATAACAAATCAATTCATAACAAAATGTAAATAAAACTGCATATAATACAAAGCTCTGAAGGAGTCTTGGATCTTCTCTCCAAATCTACTAAAACTCTCAGTGTTGTTTGATGTGAAAAACTAGAAAGTAAAAAAGCGTGTGTTGTCTATAACAATGACAAAGCACATAAATATTAGGTTAAAAGCGACCATGAGTATTTCTGTAAATATGTCTTGACTTGGGATTTAAGCCGGCTGGAAACTTGGTTGGGTTTTGTGCGCTTTGCTGTCGATCGACGGCACATGATGTGTGTCGATCGATGTTTGTCTCTGATCTCCACCCTTCAAACAAATAATTAATATAAATACTATTGATTAATCATTTTTAATAAATTTAAAGTTGTATTAAAAATATTAAGATCTTTTGAAATACAATCAAATTTTTTATAAAAACATCTTAGATTATGAAACGGAAGAAATTTAATATAATTTAAAATTTTAAAACTAATATATTTTTATTAGATAAATTCTAATGGTTTCGGTATCTGACCTACTCATATGCTCTTGGCTTTTCTTGTAAATATTTTTTCTGTATTATTAGTTTTAAATTATTATTGTTTTTTTTTTCAGAAAGAACCACCGTGTATACTCAGCAACTCATCTTTTTGGCTGTGAATTGTGATCATAAATTCACAAGTCGGGTTCATCTGAATCAATAATTAAAGGAACCACCTGATTGTTGTCGCCACTTGCAGTATCATATATATAATGATGATATTGTTAGTTATAGCCAAGTTCGAAACAAGGTCGATTTTTCTTTCTAAAAAATTGATAGTTATGATTAACTCTGGGAACAAAACGGGAACATAAATGTTTTATTTTTTGAATAATGAAGAAAGGTTTCTTTAATCTTTTGCTTCAGATTATTATTTTAAGGTGACTGAGTTTCCATTTGTACTTTACAACGACATGATATAACTATCAAAACTAATCTTCCTCTTAGACTAATTAGTATCAACTACCAAACTATAACTACTTGGATTATCATACCAACTTATGCACAAGAGAAAAAAAAAACAAGATGTAGACCGGGTAATGTTACATAACAATTAAGGGATTTCTGTAGTAATAGTTAATTTATTAGTTTAACACAAAAAGTTAATTGAGTAGTTAATTTTTTTTTTATTAGTTGATCCAAACGGGACATAGTTAAATGGTTTACAAAAATTGATTGGATACAAGAAATTAGAACTAAAAAAAATAAACTAGATTTGATCAGGTTTCAGAATAAAGAAACCATAAGAAAAAACTGGAGAGACGACCATCCCGAGCCATCGCTGCCGCCTTACCTAAAGTCTAAGGATGATTTTTCTCAGAAACTTCCCGGTCAAAACAAAGTCACTTCAACGATAATCTCATAGGACGTTGGAGAGTCCGACTGGAAGAAGCCATCTAGCGAACCAATTTGTTATGATTTTTACTCGTAACCTACTCATGTATTACTTGTAAATTTATGTAGAAGCACACAGCCTCTTGTTGGGGAAAGTCACACGGCGCAGCGGAAATACTAATGGTCGTGNNNNNNNNNNNNNNNNNNNNNNNNNNNNNNNNNNNNNNNNNNNNNNNNNNNNNNNNNNNNNNNNNNNNNNNNNNNNNNNNNNNNNNNNNNNNNNNNNNNNCTTAAGGTCACCCCAATTGGTCCTCTCCATCTAGGAGGGACCCAACACCTCTCACGAGCTACTGTATAATTTCTAATACAGACTCTCACTCACAATTGACCAATTACCTGATAAGCATCTTGTACAATAATACATAGTATTTATACTTTATTATTTGAATGTAACTGCAAAGTCTCCTTTCAAACGAGAGTCTTTCCTTCTTCAGTCTTCCCTTCTCCTCTCTTCTTTCTATAGTATGCTCTCCATGGCATATCATTAACACAGTAATAGGATGCCTGTGAACGTTAAAGAATGATATAGTGTAACACCCATATACAGTAACCTCATGAATTACGTCAGTATAATATGTAAAACTGCAATGATATAGTTTTATTGATGGTGAAAAATATACCGTTAACTATCCGTACACTTAAGCTTATTATGATACATATAGCCAAGGCCCAAGCCAACTTATAAAGACACTTAAAATGTAGCTGAACTATAATTTTTTTTTGAAACAGACTACACATAAGTTTTCTTTATTATATATGTATATAAATCCTCTAGTCTTTAAGCAAGAAGCGTTTAACATTCTTGACGCTTTCCCTCAAAACGTTCGTCTCCCAAACCTCTCTTGACGATGCCCTTAACGACGCCGTAGAGTCCAACCTGTGAATCTCCCAACCGCTGCTTCTCAGCATCATGATCCTCTCTATCTGCTTCTTCGCAAGCCGCCACGTGTTGTCTTTGATCTCATGCACTGCTTCCTCGTACGCCGCCTTTCTCGCTTGGTCCCACTCGAACACATTGTGTCTTTTCTCCGGCGGGTAGACTCCGAAGTACCGGTCGAACTCCGGTACTCCTATAGCCCGGTGAATCCCGGTTCGGATTGTGGACCGGGAGTTTCTAGGGTTATAGAAATTTGCGAGCTCCTCGAACATTCCCGACTCCATCATTTGGTCGACACGTTTTGAGAGGTAGTCGTACAGAACTGAGACCGAGACATCTACCCAGAGGAAGAAGCAATCGTACCTTTTGATCAAAGCAAAGATTTGGACAATGTTTTACATAAGATCATTGGTAAAATACATGTGGATATTAATCACAATTTGAAAAGACTAATTTTGTATGTTTTCATAAAATATGTTTGTACAATGCTAACGTAAATTTACATTTAAACAGAAGATTCTCCTTCCATTTACGTTTGATATTTAATGTTAATAATTAATATATACACAATGGTTTAATAAGTTATAAGGCAAAAAAAGAAGTTATAAGGCTATATTTCTATTTCTGATATGTTTTATGTTGATTTTGTTTCACTGATTTAGCTTTTTAATGTTACACAATGGTGTCTATTTTGAAATAGTATAGCTATTGTTGGAAAAATGTGATAATTCTATATATCATACCTCAGCTCAGAAGAAATGGACGGCTTAGAAGAGAATGGATTGGTTACGGGGTCAAAACGATCTACAAGGAGGGCATGTACGAAAGAGTTAGATCCTCCTGCTATTATCGGGAGCTTCCCACGAGAGGATATCTCAGAGATAGACCGTGACGCCACAGAGCGGAACTCGGAGGCAGTTAGTTCGCTGTCATCTACAGGAAGCTCGCC
The DNA window shown above is from Brassica oleracea var. oleracea cultivar TO1000 chromosome C3, BOL, whole genome shotgun sequence and carries:
- the LOC106333499 gene encoding adenylate isopentenyltransferase 8, chloroplastic-like; translated protein: MQELTSTFVSRSLVPTTYTRPQLRPKSIVTMAVCMDQSRKEKVVVIMGATGTGKSRLSVALAGRFSGEIINSDKMQFYNGLEIATNQITIPERCGVPHHLLGELPVDDSELTASEFRSVASRSISEISSRGKLPIIAGGSNSFVHALLVDRFDPVTNPFSSKPSISSELRYDCFFLWVDVSVSVLYDYLSKRVDQMMESGMFEELANFYNPRNSRSTIRTGIHRAIGVPEFDRYFGVYPPEKRHNVFEWDQARKAAYEEAVHEIKDNTWRLAKKQIERIMMLRSSGWEIHRLDSTASLRASSREVWETNVLRESVKNVKRFLLKD